A single region of the Sphingomonas crocodyli genome encodes:
- a CDS encoding alpha/beta hydrolase encodes MSDFRGSHLVDPQLVPLLGILPKEFTADNLDALRQPFPAMPLPEELLAATTLEERTIPGLDGEPDVRLVLIRPKTLPANAPAVLNFHGGGYLIGRAEMSEASQRPIAQKLDCLIVNVDYRLAPENPYPAQINDGYAALKWLFENAADLGVDATRIGVMGDSAGGGLAAAMALLARDKGEYKLAFQYLVYPMLDDRTCTSSDPHPYAGEVGWNNNSNRFGWSALLGHEPGKDGVSPYAAPARAEDLSGLPPTFIMTAALDLFVEENFEYARRLLRAGVPTDFHCYPGAIHGFYSIPGSVVSGRAVAEGHGALARFFGA; translated from the coding sequence GTGAGCGATTTTCGTGGCAGCCATCTCGTCGATCCGCAGCTTGTGCCGCTGCTCGGCATCCTTCCCAAGGAATTCACCGCCGACAATCTGGATGCGCTGCGCCAGCCCTTCCCGGCGATGCCGTTGCCCGAGGAACTGCTCGCCGCGACCACGCTGGAGGAACGGACCATCCCCGGCCTCGATGGCGAGCCCGACGTCCGCCTCGTCCTGATCCGCCCGAAGACCCTGCCCGCCAATGCGCCGGCGGTGCTCAACTTCCACGGCGGCGGCTACCTGATCGGTCGCGCGGAAATGAGCGAGGCGTCGCAGCGCCCGATCGCGCAGAAGCTCGACTGCCTGATCGTCAATGTCGACTATCGGCTCGCGCCCGAAAATCCCTATCCCGCGCAGATCAACGACGGTTATGCCGCGCTCAAATGGCTGTTCGAAAATGCCGCCGATCTGGGTGTCGATGCGACCCGGATCGGCGTGATGGGCGACAGCGCGGGCGGCGGCCTGGCCGCCGCAATGGCGCTGCTGGCGCGCGACAAGGGCGAGTATAAGCTGGCCTTCCAGTACCTCGTCTATCCGATGCTGGACGATCGCACCTGCACGAGCAGCGACCCGCATCCTTATGCGGGCGAGGTCGGCTGGAACAACAACTCCAACCGCTTCGGTTGGTCGGCGCTGCTGGGGCATGAGCCGGGCAAGGACGGCGTGTCGCCTTATGCCGCGCCGGCGCGCGCGGAGGATCTGAGCGGCCTGCCGCCAACCTTCATCATGACGGCGGCGCTCGACCTCTTCGTCGAGGAGAATTTCGAATATGCGCGCCGCCTGCTCCGTGCCGGCGTGCCGACCGATTTCCACTGCTATCCGGGCGCGATCCACGGCTTCTATTCGATCCCCGGATCGGTGGTGTCGGGACGTGCGGTGGCGGAGGGCCACGGGGCGCTCGCGCGCTTCTTCGGCGCCTGA
- a CDS encoding sugar phosphate isomerase/epimerase family protein, translated as MSIHPRISFNPISTWNWTLDQDIAFCKSRGIDVINATFLKFQDDVDAGIADILAAGLKSCSLAGGGTESFIESEDVTLAGLRPYIDAAHALGAPSIYVVSGPTPARMPTDDACAAFAKCIGKANVYAAERGVRIAIENNSITTRDTGFLHTLASAADVARAADVGICLELQNCWYEPGLPALFRDHVDLFTCVQVSDFVVGEPTKFNRRVPGDGSIPLEWIIGHLLDAGYAGYFDVELLGPAIEAEGYESAVDRSIEWLTERFVKWGV; from the coding sequence ATGAGCATCCATCCGCGCATATCCTTCAACCCGATATCGACGTGGAACTGGACGCTCGATCAGGACATCGCCTTCTGCAAATCGCGCGGCATCGACGTCATCAACGCGACCTTCCTGAAGTTTCAGGATGACGTCGATGCCGGCATTGCGGACATCCTCGCGGCGGGCCTCAAAAGCTGCTCGCTCGCGGGCGGGGGGACCGAAAGCTTCATCGAAAGCGAGGATGTGACGTTGGCGGGGCTGAGGCCCTATATCGATGCGGCGCATGCCCTGGGCGCGCCCTCGATCTACGTCGTCAGCGGGCCGACCCCGGCGCGCATGCCGACCGACGATGCCTGCGCCGCCTTCGCGAAGTGCATCGGCAAGGCGAACGTCTATGCGGCTGAGCGCGGCGTGCGTATCGCGATCGAGAATAACAGCATCACGACGCGCGATACCGGCTTCCTCCACACGCTCGCCTCGGCGGCGGACGTGGCGCGCGCGGCCGATGTCGGCATCTGCCTCGAACTGCAGAATTGCTGGTACGAGCCGGGCCTGCCCGCGCTGTTCCGCGACCATGTCGACCTGTTCACCTGCGTGCAGGTGAGCGACTTCGTGGTCGGCGAACCCACCAAGTTTAACCGCCGCGTGCCGGGCGACGGATCGATCCCGCTCGAATGGATCATCGGCCACCTGCTCGACGCGGGCTATGCCGGCTATTTCGACGTCGAGCTGCTGGGCCCGGCGATCGAGGCGGAGGGCTATGAGTCGGCTGTGGATCGCTCGATCGAATGGCTGACCGAGCGTTTTGTGAAGTGGGGCGTTTAG
- a CDS encoding AbrB/MazE/SpoVT family DNA-binding domain-containing protein: MNMSLKIIKVGNSSAVILPKELMAHLDVAPGQSLSVSRTPRGIELSAPDEDFEAQMAAAREVMARRKRALRELAK; encoded by the coding sequence ATGAACATGAGCCTCAAGATCATCAAGGTCGGCAATTCCTCGGCGGTGATCCTGCCGAAGGAGCTGATGGCGCATCTCGACGTGGCGCCAGGGCAGAGCCTGTCGGTGTCGCGCACGCCGCGCGGGATCGAACTGAGCGCGCCTGACGAGGATTTCGAGGCGCAGATGGCGGCCGCGCGCGAGGTGATGGCGCGGCGTAAGCGCGCACTACGCGAACTCGCGAAATAA
- a CDS encoding type II toxin-antitoxin system death-on-curing family toxin — MSQDWVWIAADVARAAHAEQLAEHGGGEGGRDDGLLESAMARAPNLAAYGDPDAAALAAAYAYGIARNHPFVDGNKRTAAVVSETFLVLNGYALTATDAELVVAFLVLAAGELSEEALADWFRGHVVAV, encoded by the coding sequence ATGTCCCAGGATTGGGTCTGGATCGCGGCCGATGTGGCGCGCGCGGCGCATGCCGAGCAGCTTGCCGAACATGGCGGCGGTGAGGGCGGGCGCGATGATGGGCTGCTCGAAAGCGCGATGGCGCGTGCGCCTAATCTCGCGGCCTATGGCGATCCCGATGCGGCGGCGCTGGCGGCCGCTTATGCTTATGGCATCGCGCGCAACCACCCGTTCGTGGATGGGAACAAGCGGACCGCGGCGGTGGTCAGCGAAACCTTTCTCGTGCTGAACGGCTATGCGTTGACGGCAACCGATGCGGAATTGGTGGTCGCCTTCTTGGTGCTCGCTGCGGGTGAGTTGAGCGAGGAAGCGCTGGCGGACTGGTTCCGCGGGCATGTTGTTGCGGTGTAA
- a CDS encoding DUF2314 domain-containing protein has protein sequence MRKPDFDIDGWCLDDGEEYHRAAPTTFWIPAREVRETLQPGDFAKLIFRICVDDPEEPVAVERMWVLVRERISGGYLGILDNDPDALAENDEFWSGIELPFEPHHVINVEERDESSIALAAQQPKRRWPQAEH, from the coding sequence ATGCGAAAGCCCGATTTCGACATCGACGGATGGTGCCTGGATGATGGCGAAGAATATCATAGAGCTGCACCGACCACATTCTGGATACCTGCGAGGGAAGTTCGGGAAACCCTGCAGCCGGGCGATTTCGCCAAGCTGATCTTCAGGATCTGCGTCGATGATCCAGAGGAGCCGGTTGCTGTCGAGCGTATGTGGGTGCTCGTCCGCGAACGTATCTCGGGTGGCTATCTCGGCATTCTGGACAATGATCCCGATGCCTTGGCCGAGAATGATGAGTTTTGGAGCGGCATCGAACTTCCGTTCGAACCGCATCACGTTATCAACGTGGAAGAGCGGGACGAAAGCTCGATCGCGCTCGCTGCTCAACAACCCAAACGACGCTGGCCGCAAGCGGAGCATTAG
- the lepA gene encoding translation elongation factor 4, which translates to MTPIDRIRNFSIIAHIDHGKSTLADRLIQRTGGLSDREMSAQVLDNMDIEKERGITIKAQTVRLEWKGHILNLMDTPGHVDFAYEVSRSLAACEGALLVVDAAQGVEAQTLANVYQSIEHDHEIIPVINKIDLPSAEPEKVKAEIEEIIGLDASNAVLSSAKSGIGIEEILDAVVERIPAPKGDPDAPLKAMLVDSWYDPYLGVVILVRVIDGTIRKGQQVKFMATGTTHLIDRVGAFTPKIENLPDLGPGEIGFITAQIKEVAQARVGDTLTDAKKPAAAPLPGFKEVQPVVFCGLFPVDAADFEKLRESISKLRLNDASFSFEMETSAALGFGFRCGFLGLLHLEIIQERLIREYDLDLITTAPSVVYQIELTHGGGHVELHNPADMPEPNKIATIAEPWIQAIIYVPDEYLGSVLKLCQDRRGIQKNLTYVGGRAQATYELPLNEVVFDFYDRLKSLSKGYASFDYEQIGYREGDLVKMGILVNEEPVDALSMIVHRSTAEVRGRGMVERLKELIPRHLFKIPIQAAIGGKVIARETISAMRKDVTAKCYGGDASRKRKLLDKQKKGKAKMREYGSVSIPQEAFIAALRMGDEN; encoded by the coding sequence GTGACCCCCATCGACCGCATCCGCAATTTTTCGATCATCGCCCATATCGATCATGGCAAGTCGACGCTCGCCGACCGCCTGATTCAGCGGACCGGCGGCCTTTCCGATCGCGAGATGTCCGCCCAGGTTCTCGACAATATGGATATCGAGAAGGAACGCGGCATCACCATCAAGGCGCAGACCGTGCGCCTGGAATGGAAGGGGCACATCCTCAACCTGATGGACACGCCGGGCCACGTCGACTTCGCCTATGAAGTGTCGCGCAGCCTCGCCGCCTGCGAAGGCGCGCTGCTGGTCGTCGATGCGGCGCAGGGGGTCGAGGCGCAGACGCTCGCCAACGTCTATCAGTCGATCGAGCATGATCATGAGATCATCCCCGTCATCAACAAGATCGATCTTCCCTCCGCCGAACCCGAAAAGGTGAAGGCGGAGATCGAGGAGATCATCGGCCTCGACGCGTCGAACGCCGTCCTCTCCAGCGCCAAGTCCGGCATCGGTATCGAGGAAATCCTCGACGCGGTGGTCGAACGCATCCCGGCGCCCAAGGGCGATCCCGATGCGCCGTTGAAGGCGATGCTCGTCGACAGCTGGTACGATCCCTATCTGGGCGTCGTCATCCTCGTCCGCGTGATCGACGGCACGATCAGGAAGGGCCAGCAGGTCAAGTTCATGGCCACCGGCACCACCCACCTGATCGACCGCGTCGGCGCCTTCACCCCCAAGATCGAAAATCTGCCCGATCTCGGCCCCGGCGAGATCGGCTTCATCACCGCACAGATCAAGGAAGTCGCGCAGGCGCGCGTCGGCGATACGCTGACCGATGCGAAGAAGCCCGCCGCCGCCCCGCTGCCGGGCTTCAAGGAAGTCCAGCCGGTCGTCTTCTGCGGCCTCTTCCCGGTCGACGCCGCCGATTTCGAAAAGCTGCGCGAAAGCATCTCCAAGCTGCGCCTGAACGACGCGTCGTTCAGCTTCGAGATGGAGACCAGCGCCGCGCTCGGCTTCGGCTTCCGCTGCGGCTTCCTGGGCCTCCTCCATCTGGAGATCATTCAGGAACGGCTGATCCGCGAATATGATCTCGACCTGATCACCACCGCGCCGTCGGTCGTCTATCAGATCGAACTGACCCACGGCGGCGGCCATGTCGAGCTGCACAACCCCGCCGACATGCCCGAACCGAACAAGATCGCGACGATCGCCGAACCGTGGATTCAGGCGATCATCTACGTGCCCGACGAATATCTGGGTTCGGTGCTCAAGCTGTGTCAGGATCGTCGCGGCATCCAGAAGAACCTCACCTATGTCGGCGGCCGCGCGCAGGCGACCTACGAACTGCCGCTCAACGAAGTCGTGTTCGATTTCTACGATCGCCTGAAATCGCTGTCGAAGGGCTATGCCAGCTTCGATTACGAACAGATCGGCTATCGCGAGGGCGACCTCGTCAAGATGGGCATTCTCGTCAACGAAGAACCCGTCGACGCGCTCAGCATGATCGTCCACCGCTCGACCGCCGAAGTGCGCGGGCGCGGCATGGTCGAACGGCTCAAGGAACTCATCCCCCGCCACCTGTTCAAGATCCCGATCCAGGCCGCGATCGGCGGCAAGGTGATCGCGCGCGAAACGATCAGCGCGATGCGCAAGGACGTCACCGCCAAATGCTATGGCGGCGACGCCAGCCGCAAACGCAAGCTCCTCGACAAGCAGAAGAAGGGCAAGGCGAAGATGCGCGAATACGGATCGGTCAGCATCCCGCAGGAAGCCTTCATCGCGGCGCTGCGGATGGGGGATGAGAACTAA
- a CDS encoding CsgG/HfaB family protein, whose translation MRKLMTVVSLCALGALAQPAFAADSSGRKQQTKGTQEIPICTKKLGTIAIVEPDNQWWRELNVGSPEAIIKIFVQKSGCFGLVNRGASMASRNMERAMADAGELQAGSNLGKGQVKAADYFLQPDIVSSNKNSGGGGLGGVLGGFGGALGAFGAIAGGINVKKSEANVTLSVVNARTTEEEALVEGYARKSDLSFGGGGGGLFGGGTFAGVGGGGYQNTAIGQVIVLAYLDAYTKLVSQLGGLPTNAAAAAPVAK comes from the coding sequence ATGCGTAAGTTGATGACCGTCGTTTCTCTGTGCGCGCTCGGCGCGCTCGCCCAGCCGGCGTTCGCCGCCGACAGTTCGGGCCGCAAGCAGCAGACCAAGGGCACGCAGGAAATCCCGATCTGCACCAAGAAGCTGGGCACGATCGCGATCGTCGAGCCCGACAATCAGTGGTGGCGCGAGCTGAACGTCGGCAGCCCCGAGGCGATCATCAAGATCTTCGTCCAGAAGTCGGGCTGCTTCGGCCTGGTCAATCGCGGCGCCAGCATGGCCAGCCGCAACATGGAACGCGCGATGGCCGATGCGGGCGAACTGCAGGCCGGATCGAACCTGGGCAAGGGCCAGGTGAAGGCGGCGGATTATTTCCTGCAGCCGGACATCGTCAGCTCGAACAAGAATAGCGGCGGCGGCGGGCTGGGCGGCGTGCTCGGCGGCTTCGGCGGCGCGCTGGGCGCGTTCGGCGCGATCGCGGGCGGCATCAACGTCAAGAAGTCCGAAGCCAACGTCACCCTGTCGGTCGTCAATGCGCGCACCACCGAGGAAGAGGCGCTGGTCGAAGGCTATGCCCGCAAATCGGACCTGAGCTTCGGCGGCGGCGGTGGCGGCCTGTTCGGCGGCGGCACCTTCGCGGGCGTCGGTGGCGGCGGTTATCAGAACACCGCGATCGGCCAGGTGATCGTGCTCGCCTATCTCGACGCCTATACCAAGCTGGTCAGCCAGTTGGGCGGCCTGCCGACCAACGCGGCGGCAGCGGCCCCGGTCGCGAAGTAA
- a CDS encoding AAA family ATPase: protein MALHGPESTGKSTLAAALARRFGTVWVPEYGRTYCEEHGTDLTMADMIAIAEGHRAVMRTMIPQARNGIMFTDTDPLMTSVWCDMMLGQRDPWFDRDWELADLYLVPGIDLPFVQDEVRVYGDDGARQRFYDLCVAELDRRGVRWMKVDGPPADRFDIALTALTAAGIMPTAR, encoded by the coding sequence GTGGCTCTGCACGGACCCGAAAGTACCGGAAAATCCACGCTGGCGGCCGCGCTGGCGCGTCGCTTCGGTACTGTCTGGGTTCCCGAATATGGCCGTACCTATTGCGAGGAACACGGCACCGATCTGACGATGGCGGACATGATCGCCATTGCGGAGGGGCATCGCGCCGTCATGCGCACCATGATCCCGCAGGCGCGCAACGGCATCATGTTTACGGATACCGATCCGCTGATGACGTCGGTGTGGTGCGATATGATGCTGGGGCAGCGCGATCCGTGGTTCGATCGCGACTGGGAACTGGCCGATCTCTATCTGGTGCCCGGCATCGATCTGCCGTTCGTGCAGGATGAGGTGCGCGTCTATGGCGACGATGGCGCACGCCAGCGTTTCTACGATCTGTGCGTCGCCGAACTCGATCGGCGCGGCGTGCGCTGGATGAAGGTCGATGGCCCGCCCGCGGACCGTTTCGATATCGCGCTGACCGCGCTCACCGCCGCCGGGATCATGCCCACGGCGCGATAA
- the pnuC gene encoding nicotinamide riboside transporter PnuC: protein MQARKSLARRPPPCYRNTVNTAETIAALLGVANVALVARRSVWNYPFALAMVSLYGVIFFEEKLYSDALLQIFFFIINIYGWIMWRRAQGETGEVQARTMSGRLRFGWFVVTLAATLIWSGAMAHYTDAALPWIDGPIAMTSIVAQILLSRRYWENWILWIVVDIASIGMYWVKDLHVTTALYVLFLGLSVWGLMGWRRSMAK, encoded by the coding sequence ATGCAGGCTAGGAAGTCACTGGCCCGCCGTCCACCGCCTTGCTATCGCAACACAGTGAACACAGCCGAAACAATCGCCGCGTTGCTGGGTGTGGCCAACGTCGCGCTCGTCGCCAGGCGGAGCGTCTGGAATTATCCGTTCGCGCTGGCGATGGTCTCGCTCTACGGCGTGATCTTCTTCGAAGAGAAGCTGTATAGCGACGCGCTGCTGCAGATCTTTTTCTTCATTATCAACATCTACGGCTGGATCATGTGGCGTCGCGCTCAGGGCGAGACAGGTGAAGTCCAGGCGCGAACAATGTCAGGAAGGCTGCGTTTCGGCTGGTTTGTAGTAACGTTGGCCGCGACCCTGATCTGGAGCGGCGCGATGGCGCATTATACCGATGCCGCGCTGCCGTGGATCGACGGGCCGATCGCGATGACCAGCATCGTTGCACAGATATTACTGTCGCGACGCTATTGGGAAAACTGGATTTTGTGGATCGTGGTGGATATCGCCTCGATCGGCATGTATTGGGTTAAGGACCTGCACGTCACGACGGCACTTTATGTGCTGTTCCTGGGGCTGTCGGTTTGGGGGCTGATGGGCTGGCGTCGGAGCATGGCGAAGTGA
- a CDS encoding M20/M25/M40 family metallo-hydrolase, translating to MLAAAVALATSLPSLAVAAPPTPTPGQAAFRDLYRELVETDTSVATGSCTALAEKIAARFKAAGFADSQLTPFTVKEFPLDGGLVVTVPGSAKGAKPMLLLGHIDVVNARREDWQRDPYKFIEEGGYFYGRGSSDMKVLDAIWIDTLIRFKAEGFVPKRTIKLALTCGEESGARMNGAQWLAENKPDLIAAEYALNEGGGGDTDGKGKLISQTMQIGEKSNRSFELMTTNPGGHSSIPVDDNAIYQLADAVEKVRTFRFPVRFNDTTRAYFRKAGAQRGDDLGRAMIRLADNPADKDAETLVSSDRSFNSMLRTTCVATMLEAGHAVNALPQRAKAVINCRIIPGEDQDTTRAALAQAIGDPKVAVTLVGRLRPIAVVPPLDLKIMAPAEKLVAQYFPGVPLIPTMSTGATDATYLAPVGIPTYGVPGPWGDPDGNGTHGLNERHSVQSAYVARDFLHDLVKAYASQM from the coding sequence ATGCTCGCCGCCGCCGTCGCGCTCGCCACTTCGCTCCCGTCGCTGGCCGTCGCGGCTCCGCCGACGCCAACACCGGGACAGGCGGCGTTCCGCGATCTCTACAGGGAGCTGGTGGAGACCGACACGTCGGTCGCGACCGGAAGCTGCACCGCGCTCGCCGAAAAGATCGCCGCGCGCTTCAAGGCGGCGGGTTTCGCCGACAGCCAGCTGACGCCGTTCACGGTGAAGGAGTTTCCGCTCGACGGCGGGCTGGTCGTCACCGTGCCGGGCAGTGCGAAGGGCGCGAAGCCGATGCTGCTGCTCGGCCATATCGACGTCGTGAATGCGCGGCGCGAGGATTGGCAGCGCGATCCGTACAAGTTCATCGAGGAGGGCGGCTATTTCTACGGCCGCGGATCATCCGACATGAAGGTGCTCGACGCGATCTGGATCGACACGCTGATCCGCTTCAAGGCGGAGGGCTTCGTTCCCAAGCGCACCATCAAGCTCGCGCTCACCTGCGGCGAGGAATCGGGGGCGCGGATGAACGGCGCGCAATGGCTGGCCGAGAATAAGCCCGATCTGATCGCCGCCGAGTATGCGCTCAACGAAGGCGGTGGCGGCGATACCGACGGCAAGGGCAAACTGATCAGCCAGACGATGCAGATCGGCGAGAAATCGAACCGCAGCTTCGAACTGATGACGACCAATCCGGGCGGGCACAGCTCGATCCCCGTCGACGACAATGCGATCTACCAGCTGGCCGACGCGGTGGAGAAGGTGCGCACGTTCAGGTTCCCGGTGCGCTTCAATGATACGACGCGCGCTTATTTCCGGAAGGCGGGGGCGCAGCGCGGCGACGATCTGGGCCGCGCGATGATCCGGCTGGCCGACAATCCGGCGGATAAGGATGCCGAGACGCTGGTGTCGTCCGACCGCAGCTTCAATTCGATGCTGCGCACCACCTGCGTCGCGACGATGCTCGAGGCCGGCCATGCGGTGAACGCGCTGCCGCAGCGGGCGAAGGCAGTGATCAACTGCCGCATCATTCCGGGCGAGGATCAGGATACGACCCGCGCCGCGCTGGCGCAGGCGATCGGCGATCCCAAGGTCGCGGTCACTCTGGTCGGCCGGCTGCGCCCGATCGCGGTGGTGCCGCCGCTCGACCTGAAGATCATGGCGCCGGCGGAAAAGCTGGTCGCCCAGTATTTTCCGGGCGTACCGCTGATCCCCACCATGTCGACCGGCGCGACCGACGCGACCTATCTGGCACCCGTGGGCATCCCGACCTACGGCGTGCCCGGCCCTTGGGGCGACCCCGATGGGAACGGCACCCACGGCCTGAACGAGCGTCATTCGGTGCAGTCGGCTTACGTTGCGCGCGATTTCCTGCACGATCTGGTGAAGGCGTATGCGAGCCAGATGTAG
- a CDS encoding MFS transporter has translation MLHRKASGQNYAFVVVGVTFFALLIAAGLRSAPSVLLRPLELGFGWDRATTSFAAATGIFLYGLVGPFAGAMMQSIGIRRTMLGGLTLMAVSVLASLWMRQPWHYVLLWGVVSGVGSGAIAGVLGATIVNRWFATRRGLMMGLLTASTATGSLIFLPFMAWLTRTGAWEPVALFVGIGAAAMIPIVWLLMPETPASIGATRYGAAPGEVPPAGPARGIGFAIEALVDASRSSMFWMLFGTFFVCGLTTNGLVGTHLIAYCGDNGIPAVQAAGLLSLMGLFDLIGTTASGWLTDRYDPRKLLFAYYAFRGLSLIVLPFLDFSATGLIVFAVIYGLDWIATVPPTVALANKHFGEARGPIIFGWALTGHQMGAAVAAFGAGLIRSETGSYQSAFILAGAFGVLAAFAAIGFARRSEPLVA, from the coding sequence ATGTTGCACCGCAAAGCTTCCGGCCAGAATTATGCCTTCGTCGTCGTTGGCGTCACCTTTTTCGCGCTGCTGATCGCGGCGGGGCTGCGATCCGCGCCGAGCGTGCTGTTGCGGCCGCTCGAACTCGGTTTCGGATGGGATCGCGCGACGACGAGCTTTGCGGCGGCGACCGGCATCTTCCTCTACGGTCTCGTTGGCCCCTTTGCGGGCGCGATGATGCAGAGCATCGGCATCCGCCGCACGATGCTGGGCGGGCTGACGCTGATGGCGGTGTCCGTGCTGGCCAGCCTGTGGATGCGCCAGCCGTGGCATTATGTGCTGCTGTGGGGCGTCGTATCGGGCGTGGGCAGCGGCGCGATTGCGGGCGTGCTGGGGGCGACGATCGTCAACCGCTGGTTCGCGACGCGGCGCGGGCTGATGATGGGCCTGCTGACCGCCAGCACGGCGACGGGATCGCTGATCTTCCTGCCCTTCATGGCGTGGCTGACGCGGACGGGGGCTTGGGAACCCGTGGCGTTGTTCGTCGGCATCGGCGCGGCGGCGATGATCCCGATCGTGTGGCTGCTGATGCCTGAGACGCCCGCATCGATCGGGGCGACCCGTTATGGCGCGGCGCCCGGCGAGGTGCCGCCGGCCGGCCCCGCACGCGGGATCGGCTTTGCGATCGAGGCGCTGGTGGATGCGAGCCGATCGTCGATGTTCTGGATGCTGTTCGGCACTTTCTTCGTGTGTGGGCTCACGACCAACGGCCTCGTCGGTACGCACCTGATCGCCTATTGCGGCGACAATGGCATTCCGGCGGTGCAGGCGGCGGGGCTGCTGTCGCTGATGGGGCTGTTCGACCTGATCGGGACGACGGCATCGGGCTGGCTCACCGATCGCTATGATCCGCGCAAATTGCTGTTCGCTTATTATGCCTTTCGCGGGCTTTCGCTGATCGTGCTGCCCTTCCTCGATTTCAGCGCGACGGGGCTGATCGTGTTCGCGGTGATCTATGGGCTCGACTGGATCGCGACGGTGCCGCCGACGGTGGCGCTGGCCAACAAGCATTTCGGCGAGGCGCGCGGGCCGATCATCTTCGGCTGGGCGCTGACCGGGCATCAGATGGGTGCGGCGGTGGCGGCGTTCGGCGCGGGCCTGATCCGCAGCGAGACGGGCAGTTACCAGTCCGCCTTCATCCTGGCGGGCGCATTCGGGGTGCTGGCCGCCTTCGCCGCGATCGGCTTTGCGCGCCGTTCGGAACCGCTTGTTGCTTAG
- a CDS encoding response regulator — protein MRIVCLDDNSLIVDITTALLEELGHDVLPSLHPDHALDLLRTSPAPIDLLITDVHLGGGVDGREIARSAQRIIPGIRIICFTGDTELSQFDDGWVVLRKPCTLGLLEQAIDQTAPCRRPFPLRAR, from the coding sequence ATGCGTATCGTCTGCCTGGACGACAATTCGTTGATCGTGGACATCACCACGGCGCTGCTCGAAGAACTCGGGCACGACGTGCTGCCGTCGCTGCACCCCGATCACGCGCTCGATCTGCTCCGCACCTCGCCCGCCCCGATCGACCTGCTGATCACCGACGTCCATCTGGGCGGCGGCGTGGACGGGCGCGAAATCGCCCGGTCGGCGCAGCGCATCATCCCCGGCATCCGCATCATCTGCTTCACCGGCGATACCGAGCTTTCGCAGTTCGACGATGGCTGGGTGGTGCTGCGCAAGCCGTGCACATTGGGCCTGCTGGAACAGGCGATCGATCAGACAGCGCCGTGCAGAAGGCCATTTCCGCTCCGGGCGAGATAA